A genomic segment from Streptomyces sp. NBC_00459 encodes:
- a CDS encoding ABC transporter ATP-binding protein encodes MKIQDLPYRDPGVPDARSGPRFLWWLFRNQLGGQLTALAWGLVHFVAVSGLPFGVGFAVQAVVDRSGERLALAGGLMVLCGVAIALGDSMLHRAAVTNWITAAARVQQLLARRTAQLGSALTRRVAAGEIVSVSTGDVEKIGWFVEALSRFTAAAVTVVLVCAGLYVYQPELGIVVAVGIPVLAIAVLPLLPRATRRADFQREKAGRATELASDTVAGLRVLRGIGGEELFLDRYRRASQEVRHAAVRSARMWALISAIQVLLPGLLMIAVVWHGVHLARQGRIAVGELVTVYSAVMLLTYPLRHFEEIAMAYSFSRPSAKRAARVLSLERATDTAGSREAVVPTGDLYDPATGLLAPAGCLTAVVCGDPDTAGLLAERLGGHPSEKGTSALLGGVPLDELPLSSTRTAVLVQDKDPVLLSGSLRELLDVPASGAVSATEALAAAQCGDVLEALVQGSLDAEDPLDARITERGRSLSGGQRQRLALARSLITDPEVLVLDEPTSAVDSHTEARIADGVRELRTGRTTVVFTSSPLLLDHADRVVLIHEGEVAAVGVHRELVHKEPRYRAVVTRETEDEEAIGRELDDLDDLEELEAFKEIGETA; translated from the coding sequence ATGAAGATCCAAGACCTTCCGTATCGAGACCCGGGTGTACCGGACGCACGCTCGGGCCCCAGATTTCTGTGGTGGCTCTTCCGCAACCAGCTCGGCGGGCAGCTCACCGCCCTCGCCTGGGGACTGGTGCACTTCGTGGCCGTCTCCGGGCTGCCGTTCGGCGTCGGGTTCGCCGTGCAGGCCGTCGTCGACCGCTCGGGCGAACGGCTGGCCCTCGCGGGCGGGCTGATGGTGCTGTGCGGTGTGGCCATCGCACTCGGCGACAGCATGCTGCACCGGGCCGCGGTCACCAACTGGATCACAGCGGCGGCCCGCGTCCAGCAACTGCTGGCCCGCAGGACCGCCCAGCTGGGCTCGGCCCTGACACGGCGGGTCGCGGCCGGCGAGATCGTCTCGGTCTCCACGGGTGACGTGGAGAAGATCGGCTGGTTCGTGGAGGCCCTCTCCCGGTTCACCGCCGCGGCGGTGACCGTCGTACTGGTCTGCGCCGGCCTGTACGTCTACCAGCCGGAACTCGGCATCGTGGTCGCCGTGGGCATCCCGGTCCTCGCCATCGCCGTGCTGCCGCTGCTACCGCGGGCCACCCGGCGGGCCGACTTCCAGCGTGAGAAGGCGGGCCGCGCGACCGAACTGGCCTCGGACACCGTCGCGGGACTGCGGGTGCTGCGTGGCATCGGCGGCGAGGAACTCTTTCTCGACCGCTATCGGCGGGCCTCGCAGGAAGTCCGCCACGCGGCCGTGCGCAGCGCCCGTATGTGGGCGCTGATCTCGGCGATCCAGGTGCTGCTGCCGGGTCTGCTGATGATCGCGGTCGTCTGGCACGGCGTGCACCTGGCCCGGCAGGGCCGGATCGCCGTCGGCGAACTGGTCACCGTGTACAGCGCGGTCATGCTGCTGACGTATCCCCTCCGGCACTTCGAGGAGATCGCCATGGCGTACTCCTTCTCCCGGCCCTCCGCGAAACGCGCCGCGCGGGTGCTGTCACTGGAGCGCGCCACGGACACGGCGGGCTCGCGCGAGGCCGTGGTGCCGACCGGGGATCTGTACGACCCCGCGACCGGGCTGCTGGCACCCGCCGGGTGTCTGACCGCCGTGGTGTGCGGCGATCCGGACACGGCGGGTCTGCTGGCGGAGCGGCTCGGCGGCCATCCTTCCGAGAAGGGCACATCGGCACTCCTCGGTGGTGTGCCGCTGGACGAACTGCCGCTCTCCAGCACCCGCACGGCCGTTCTCGTCCAGGACAAGGACCCGGTACTGCTCTCCGGTTCGCTGCGCGAGCTGCTCGACGTGCCCGCCTCGGGTGCGGTGAGCGCCACCGAGGCGCTGGCCGCGGCACAGTGCGGCGACGTCCTGGAGGCGCTCGTGCAGGGGTCGTTGGACGCCGAGGACCCGCTGGACGCGCGGATCACCGAGCGCGGGCGGTCGTTGTCGGGCGGCCAGCGCCAGAGGCTGGCGCTGGCACGGTCACTGATCACGGACCCCGAGGTGCTCGTGCTCGACGAACCGACCTCGGCCGTCGACTCGCACACGGAGGCCCGGATCGCCGACGGGGTACGGGAGTTGCGCACCGGCCGCACGACGGTCGTGTTCACCTCCTCGCCGCTTCTCCTGGACCACGCCGACCGGGTCGTGCTGATCCACGAGGGCGAGGTCGCGGCGGTCGGTGTCCACCGCGAACTGGTGCACAAGGAACCTCGGTACCGGGCCGTCGTGACCAGGGAGACCGAGGACGAGGAAGCCATCGGCCGCGAGCTGGACGACCTGGACGACCTGGAAGAACTGGAAGCATTCAAGGAAATCGGAGAGACGGCATGA
- a CDS encoding cation:dicarboxylate symporter family transporter, whose translation MPQSVPSLPRRVARILRTSLFAQVAVALVLGIVVGKLWPDVATDLKPLGDGFTRLIKTIISPLVFCVVVVGIAKAGDLKAFGRIGLKALIWFEVASTLALVIGLLAANIVQPGSGMNVDPSTLDTSAIDAKTGGGSLPSTTEFIVNAIPTSFIGAFAENELLQVLILACLVGAALLHLGHTKVPKVLPAIEQAQEIIFAVVGFIMRLAPIAVFGAMAVLIGQYGLGVIETYAKLIILCYAAAALFIALLAVALKMVTGLSLWKFLRYIREEMLLALGTASTESVMPRVMLKLRKAGARDDAVGLVLPTGYSFNLDGASLYLSIGTLFIAQAVGVDLSLGQQITVILVLMLTSKGMAGIPGSAFLALSATASSLGAIPAGAVALLLGVDRIMDSMRVVTNLLGNCVAVFAVSRWEGALDLERAKKVLDREIVISEEDDAADAEGSAEVVVPAQVAEAKEPAS comes from the coding sequence GTGCCGCAGTCCGTACCGTCCCTGCCGCGACGCGTCGCACGCATACTGCGTACCTCACTGTTCGCGCAGGTTGCCGTCGCGCTTGTGCTCGGCATCGTCGTCGGCAAGCTCTGGCCCGACGTGGCCACGGATCTCAAGCCGCTCGGCGACGGGTTCACCCGGCTGATCAAGACGATCATCTCGCCGCTCGTCTTCTGTGTGGTCGTCGTCGGCATCGCCAAGGCCGGAGATCTCAAGGCGTTCGGCCGGATCGGGCTCAAGGCCCTGATCTGGTTCGAGGTGGCGAGCACGCTCGCCCTGGTCATCGGGCTCCTCGCCGCCAACATCGTCCAGCCCGGCTCGGGCATGAACGTCGACCCGTCCACGCTCGACACCTCGGCGATCGACGCGAAGACGGGTGGCGGCTCGCTGCCCTCGACCACCGAGTTCATCGTCAACGCGATACCCACCAGCTTCATCGGTGCCTTCGCCGAGAACGAACTCCTCCAGGTGCTGATCCTGGCCTGCCTGGTGGGCGCGGCGCTGCTCCACCTCGGCCACACCAAGGTGCCGAAGGTGCTGCCCGCCATCGAGCAGGCCCAGGAGATCATCTTCGCGGTCGTCGGCTTCATCATGCGGCTCGCCCCGATCGCGGTGTTCGGCGCGATGGCCGTCCTGATCGGCCAGTACGGACTCGGCGTGATCGAGACGTACGCCAAGCTGATCATTCTCTGCTATGCGGCTGCCGCGCTCTTCATCGCGCTGCTCGCCGTCGCTCTCAAGATGGTCACCGGGCTCAGCCTCTGGAAGTTCCTCCGCTACATCCGTGAGGAGATGCTCCTCGCGCTCGGCACCGCCTCCACCGAGTCCGTGATGCCGCGCGTGATGCTGAAGCTGCGCAAGGCCGGCGCCCGCGACGACGCGGTGGGTCTGGTGCTGCCCACCGGGTACTCCTTCAACCTCGACGGCGCGTCGCTCTATCTCTCGATCGGCACCCTGTTCATCGCCCAGGCCGTGGGCGTGGACCTCAGCCTCGGTCAGCAGATCACCGTGATCCTGGTGCTCATGCTCACCAGCAAGGGCATGGCCGGCATCCCCGGTTCGGCCTTCCTCGCCCTGTCCGCGACCGCCTCCTCGCTCGGGGCCATCCCGGCCGGGGCCGTCGCACTGCTGCTCGGCGTCGACCGCATCATGGACTCGATGCGCGTCGTCACGAACCTGCTCGGCAACTGCGTCGCCGTCTTCGCGGTCTCCCGCTGGGAGGGGGCTCTGGATCTGGAGCGCGCGAAGAAGGTGCTGGACCGGGAGATCGTGATCTCGGAGGAGGACGACGCGGCGGACGCGGAGGGATCCGCGGAGGTGGTGGTTCCGGCCCAGGTGGCCGAGGCCAAGGAGCCCGCGAGCTGA
- a CDS encoding type B 50S ribosomal protein L31, with protein MQQDKQLAYQPVVFRDRTAGYAFLTRSTATSEQTIEWDDGETYPVVDVEISSESHPFYTGKARTVDTEGRVAAFERRYGAGEGQN; from the coding sequence ATGCAGCAGGACAAGCAGCTCGCCTACCAGCCGGTCGTCTTCCGGGACCGGACCGCCGGATACGCCTTCCTGACCCGGTCCACCGCGACGAGCGAGCAGACCATCGAGTGGGACGACGGCGAGACGTACCCGGTCGTGGACGTGGAGATCTCCTCGGAGAGCCACCCGTTCTACACCGGCAAGGCCCGGACGGTGGACACCGAGGGCCGCGTCGCCGCCTTCGAGCGGCGATACGGCGCCGGGGAGGGCCAGAACTGA
- a CDS encoding metal-dependent hydrolase, which produces MMGPAHSLSGAAAWLGVGAAAAAAGKPMPWPVLLVGALICAGAALAPDLDHKAATISNAFGPISRGLCEIVDKLSYAVYKATKKQGDPRRSGGHRTLTHTWLWAVLTGGGASAVAIAGGRWAVLAILFVHIVLAIEGLLWRATRGSSADVLVWLLAATSAWILAGVLDKPGNGADWLFTDPGQTYLWLGLPIVLGALVHDIGDALTVSGCPVLWPIPIGRKRWYPIGPPKALRFRAGSWVELKVLMPAFMLLGGVGCAAALNLI; this is translated from the coding sequence ATGATGGGACCAGCACACTCACTCTCGGGGGCCGCAGCCTGGCTCGGTGTGGGAGCCGCCGCGGCCGCGGCGGGCAAGCCGATGCCCTGGCCGGTGCTCCTGGTCGGTGCCCTGATCTGCGCAGGTGCCGCGCTTGCCCCGGACCTCGACCACAAGGCGGCGACCATTTCGAACGCCTTCGGCCCGATCTCGCGCGGCCTGTGCGAGATCGTCGACAAGCTCTCCTATGCCGTCTACAAGGCGACGAAGAAGCAGGGCGACCCGCGCCGCTCGGGCGGGCACCGGACACTGACGCACACCTGGCTGTGGGCGGTTCTGACCGGTGGGGGTGCCTCCGCGGTGGCGATCGCCGGGGGCCGTTGGGCGGTGCTGGCGATCCTCTTCGTGCACATCGTGCTCGCCATCGAAGGCCTGCTGTGGCGGGCGACGCGTGGCTCCAGTGCCGACGTCCTGGTCTGGCTGCTGGCGGCGACCAGCGCCTGGATCCTGGCCGGCGTCCTGGACAAGCCCGGCAACGGCGCGGACTGGCTGTTCACCGACCCGGGGCAGACGTATCTGTGGCTCGGGCTGCCGATCGTGCTCGGCGCGCTGGTGCACGACATCGGGGACGCGTTGACGGTGTCGGGCTGCCCGGTCCTGTGGCCCATCCCGATCGGCCGCAAGCGCTGGTACCCGATCGGCCCGCCGAAGGCGCTGCGGTTCCGGGCGGGCAGCTGGGTCGAGCTGAAGGTGCTCATGCCCGCGTTCATGCTGCTCGGCGGAGTGGGCTGCGCTGCGGCGCTCAACCTCATCTGA
- a CDS encoding DUF5709 domain-containing protein gives MDSDEGWGDDVYQPDGSEVQDDAGLLDAEDTLVTDGVSDPLDRGWSPPDRPWAVERTGVTAAERRQGETLDQRLAEELPDIAAPDGDGIGDCAGTDGEPLDNEVGTARSGRLVAPNEGAHEDGESGLIATDVGIDGAAASAEEAAMHIVDEDALSG, from the coding sequence GTGGACAGTGACGAGGGATGGGGAGACGACGTCTACCAGCCCGACGGATCCGAGGTACAGGACGACGCGGGCCTCCTGGACGCCGAGGACACCCTGGTCACCGACGGGGTGAGTGACCCCCTCGACCGTGGCTGGTCCCCTCCGGACCGTCCCTGGGCGGTGGAACGCACCGGTGTGACGGCGGCGGAGCGCCGGCAGGGAGAGACCCTGGACCAGCGCCTCGCCGAGGAACTGCCGGACATCGCGGCACCGGACGGCGACGGCATCGGCGACTGCGCGGGCACGGACGGCGAGCCACTGGACAACGAGGTGGGCACCGCCCGCTCCGGTCGTCTGGTGGCCCCCAACGAGGGCGCGCACGAGGACGGGGAGAGCGGGCTGATCGCCACCGACGTGGGTATCGACGGCGCTGCGGCCTCGGCCGAGGAGGCCGCGATGCACATCGTCGACGAGGACGCCCTGTCCGGCTGA
- a CDS encoding ABC transporter ATP-binding protein — translation MKPDRQPAWTPSADSADQPRQVRRILKLFRPYRGRLAVVGLLVAAASLVSVATPFLLKEILDVAIPEGRTGLLSLLALGMIVSAVLGGVLGVLQTLISTTVGQRVMHDLRTAVYGRLQNMSLAFFTRTRTGEVQSRIANDIGGMQATVTSTATSLVSNFTSVVATIVAMVALDWRLTAVSLLLLPVFVWISRRVGNERKRITTQRQKQMAAMAATVTESLSVSGILLGRTMGRADSLTRSFAAESEGLVDLEVRSSMAGRWRMAVIGIVMSAMPAVIYWAAGLALQFGGPTVSIGTLVAFVSLQQGLFRPAVSLLSTGVQIQASLALFQRIFEYLDLPIDITEPENPVHLDTVKGEVRLEGVEFRYDDKSRPILDGVDIAVPAGGSLAIVGPTGAGKSTLGHLVPRLYDVTGGRVTIDGVDVRDLDFDTLARAVGVVSQETYLFHATVADNLRFAKPDATDEELHAAARAAQIHDHISSLPDGYDTVVGERGHRFSGGEKQRLAIARTILRDPPVLILDEATSALDTRTEAAVQEAIDALSANRTTLTIAHRLSTVRGADQIVVLDSGRAVERGTHEELLRQDGRYAALVRRDAQLEPTG, via the coding sequence ATGAAACCCGACCGTCAACCCGCCTGGACCCCGTCCGCCGACTCGGCGGACCAGCCGCGCCAGGTCCGTCGCATCCTGAAGCTCTTCCGTCCCTACCGCGGCCGGCTCGCCGTGGTGGGCCTGCTGGTGGCCGCAGCGTCCCTCGTGTCCGTCGCCACCCCCTTTCTCCTGAAGGAGATCCTCGACGTCGCGATCCCCGAGGGCCGCACCGGACTGCTCAGCCTGCTCGCCCTCGGGATGATCGTCAGCGCCGTCCTCGGCGGCGTCCTCGGTGTGCTGCAGACGCTGATCTCCACGACCGTCGGCCAGCGCGTCATGCACGACCTGCGCACCGCCGTCTACGGCCGTCTGCAGAACATGTCGCTCGCCTTCTTCACCCGCACCCGCACGGGCGAGGTCCAGTCGCGCATCGCCAACGACATCGGCGGTATGCAGGCCACTGTCACCTCCACCGCGACCTCCCTGGTCTCCAACTTCACCAGCGTCGTCGCCACGATCGTCGCGATGGTCGCCCTCGACTGGCGCCTGACCGCCGTGTCGCTGCTCCTGCTGCCGGTGTTCGTCTGGATCAGCCGCCGCGTGGGCAACGAACGCAAGCGGATCACCACCCAGCGCCAGAAGCAGATGGCCGCGATGGCCGCCACGGTCACCGAGTCGCTGTCGGTCAGCGGCATCCTGCTCGGCCGGACGATGGGCCGCGCCGACTCGCTCACCCGGTCCTTCGCCGCGGAGTCCGAGGGGCTGGTCGACCTCGAAGTGCGCTCCAGCATGGCCGGTCGCTGGCGGATGGCCGTCATCGGCATCGTCATGTCCGCCATGCCCGCCGTCATCTACTGGGCCGCGGGCCTCGCCCTCCAGTTCGGCGGCCCGACCGTCTCGATCGGCACGCTCGTCGCCTTCGTCTCGCTCCAGCAGGGCCTGTTCCGGCCGGCCGTCAGCCTGCTGAGCACCGGCGTCCAGATCCAGGCCTCGCTCGCGCTCTTCCAGCGCATCTTCGAGTATCTCGACCTGCCCATCGACATCACCGAGCCCGAGAACCCGGTCCACCTCGACACGGTCAAGGGTGAAGTCCGGCTGGAGGGCGTCGAGTTCCGCTACGACGACAAGAGCCGCCCGATCCTCGACGGGGTCGACATCGCCGTCCCGGCGGGCGGCAGCCTGGCGATCGTCGGCCCCACCGGCGCCGGCAAGTCCACGCTGGGCCACCTCGTGCCCCGTCTGTACGACGTGACGGGCGGCCGGGTCACCATCGACGGCGTGGACGTCCGCGACCTCGACTTCGACACGCTCGCCCGCGCGGTAGGCGTCGTCTCCCAGGAGACGTACCTCTTCCACGCCACGGTCGCCGACAACCTGCGCTTCGCCAAGCCGGACGCCACCGACGAGGAACTGCACGCGGCGGCGCGGGCGGCGCAGATCCACGACCACATCTCGTCCCTGCCCGACGGGTACGACACGGTCGTCGGTGAGCGCGGTCACCGCTTCTCCGGCGGTGAGAAACAGCGCCTCGCCATCGCCCGTACGATCCTGCGCGACCCGCCCGTCCTCATCCTGGACGAGGCGACCAGCGCCCTGGACACCCGTACCGAAGCGGCCGTCCAGGAAGCCATCGACGCCCTGTCGGCCAACCGCACCACGCTCACCATCGCGCACCGGCTGTCCACCGTTCGGGGCGCCGACCAGATCGTGGTCCTGGACTCCGGGCGCGCGGTCGAACGGGGTACGCACGAGGAACTGCTGCGGCAGGACGGGCGGTACGCGGCGCTGGTGCGCCGTGATGCCCAACTGGAGCCGACCGGGTGA
- a CDS encoding MarR family winged helix-turn-helix transcriptional regulator, protein MSSPDADGPLADQLLNLTRRLHRSHKHQLEQRGVGITPAQSRLLRTLSHHLQHHGSPPRMADLAERLEVVPRAVTTLVDALEASGKVRRVPDPDNRRVIRIELTDDGRQALSELRGARRAAAEEILAPLTDEQRTLLGGLLDTLMDGGGAPPERRC, encoded by the coding sequence ATGAGTTCCCCCGACGCCGACGGTCCGCTCGCCGACCAGTTGCTGAACCTGACCCGCCGTCTGCACCGCAGCCACAAGCACCAGCTGGAACAGCGCGGAGTCGGCATCACCCCGGCCCAGTCCCGGCTGCTGCGCACTCTCTCGCACCACCTCCAGCATCACGGTTCTCCGCCGCGGATGGCAGATCTCGCGGAGCGCCTGGAGGTCGTACCCCGGGCGGTGACGACACTGGTGGACGCGCTGGAGGCGAGCGGCAAGGTGCGCCGGGTGCCCGATCCCGACAACCGCCGGGTGATCCGGATCGAGCTCACGGACGACGGACGCCAGGCGCTGAGCGAGCTGCGCGGAGCGCGCAGGGCGGCGGCGGAGGAGATTCTCGCGCCGCTGACGGACGAGCAGCGCACACTGCTGGGCGGGCTGCTGGACACGCTGATGGACGGGGGCGGAGCGCCGCCCGAGCGGCGCTGCTGA
- a CDS encoding peptide-N4-asparagine amidase: MRSRIIMSMLAGATLLASTLLGADPARSAEAAARSVDVPAEFGTDWHDPVTAAPAVTRPVGSKSCEVVVAEAQFKDFTPYQGTYEPPSGCGTSWGKVVLRMDGKVKGRQYDRLGYLHIGGVEVLRTSTPQPSPDGISWSVEKDVTRYSDTLSKARPVEMLIGNVVNDTYTGILDVKVTLTFYDEPAGTPAAKDTPDRVLTLQDGTLTTPRNSERIVAEVYATGSGGGCEEYWYLTVPDAAPYSCKATDGPYREVQIKVDGQLAGIAAPFPTVWTGGWSNPFLWYVIPGPRAFDIKPIEYDLTPFAGLLNDGRPHDVEVSVVGVPEGQAGWSTPVNVLVWQDAERARVTGRLTSRHASGLANSSTYTPGSADGQNRLDTDGGHRLTVTGYVDTSHGRVVTTVGRALANTSVHRWTDGENTDGLTATWTDAENVTVDGRGPARTVRTQRTYTMDGTTTLGAGDRLRTVLTLGDREAVAETFGGRRTAWSWLDDAYTGDATYTANVPRDQRHAVGKTSERHRLYGSAGCHDRSLVTVQGVLTEDRDRC, encoded by the coding sequence ATGAGAAGCCGGATCATCATGTCCATGCTTGCCGGAGCGACCCTCCTGGCGAGCACCCTCCTAGGAGCGGACCCCGCTCGGTCGGCCGAGGCGGCGGCCCGGTCCGTCGATGTCCCCGCGGAGTTCGGCACCGACTGGCACGACCCGGTCACCGCCGCGCCCGCGGTCACGCGGCCGGTGGGCTCCAAGTCCTGCGAAGTCGTCGTCGCCGAGGCCCAGTTCAAGGACTTCACGCCCTACCAGGGCACATACGAGCCCCCGAGCGGCTGCGGCACGAGTTGGGGCAAGGTCGTTCTGCGGATGGACGGCAAGGTGAAGGGACGTCAGTACGACCGCCTCGGCTACCTGCACATCGGCGGCGTCGAAGTCCTCCGTACCTCCACTCCGCAGCCCTCACCCGACGGCATCTCCTGGTCCGTCGAGAAGGACGTCACGCGCTACAGCGACACCCTGAGCAAGGCCCGGCCCGTCGAGATGCTCATCGGAAACGTTGTCAACGACACCTACACCGGCATCCTCGACGTCAAGGTCACGCTGACGTTCTACGACGAGCCGGCTGGGACCCCCGCTGCGAAGGACACTCCGGACCGCGTCCTCACCCTCCAGGACGGCACCCTCACCACTCCGCGCAACAGTGAACGCATCGTCGCCGAGGTGTACGCGACCGGCTCCGGCGGAGGCTGCGAGGAGTACTGGTACCTCACCGTCCCCGACGCGGCCCCCTACTCCTGCAAGGCCACGGACGGCCCGTACCGCGAGGTGCAGATCAAGGTAGACGGCCAACTGGCCGGAATCGCCGCCCCGTTCCCGACCGTGTGGACCGGTGGCTGGTCCAACCCCTTTCTCTGGTACGTGATTCCGGGACCGCGCGCCTTCGACATCAAACCGATCGAATACGATCTGACCCCCTTCGCCGGGCTCCTCAACGACGGCCGGCCGCACGACGTGGAGGTCTCCGTCGTCGGCGTGCCGGAAGGGCAGGCGGGCTGGAGCACCCCCGTCAACGTCCTCGTCTGGCAGGACGCCGAGCGCGCTCGGGTCACCGGCAGGCTCACCTCCCGCCATGCGAGTGGCCTCGCCAACTCCTCGACATACACACCTGGTTCGGCCGACGGGCAGAACCGTCTCGACACCGATGGCGGTCACCGTCTGACCGTCACCGGGTATGTCGACACCTCGCACGGCCGGGTTGTCACCACGGTCGGCCGCGCCCTCGCCAACACCTCCGTGCACCGCTGGACCGACGGCGAGAACACCGACGGCCTCACCGCCACCTGGACGGACGCCGAGAACGTCACCGTCGACGGACGCGGGCCGGCCAGGACCGTCCGCACGCAGCGGACGTACACGATGGACGGCACGACCACACTCGGCGCGGGCGACCGGCTGCGGACCGTGCTCACGCTCGGCGACCGGGAGGCGGTCGCCGAGACGTTCGGGGGGCGGCGTACGGCGTGGTCGTGGCTCGACGACGCGTACACGGGCGACGCGACGTATACGGCGAACGTGCCGCGCGACCAGCGTCACGCCGTCGGGAAGACGAGTGAGCGCCACCGGCTGTACGGCTCGGCCGGATGCCACGACCGTTCGCTGGTGACCGTGCAGGGGGTGCTCACGGAGGACCGCGACCGCTGCTGA
- a CDS encoding ABC transporter ATP-binding protein — MIGVAPPAYDPAAPTTASTLPVGAPATVRAYVGELFRRHRRAFLLLVTVNTVSVVASMVGPYLLGDLVERVSDDARELHLELTVGLFAVALVVQAVFVRQVRLRGAMLGERMLADLREDFLVRAVGLPPGVLERAGTGDLLSRITTDIDRLANAMREAVPQLAIGVVWAALLLGGLVVTAPPLAPAVLLAVPLLVVGCRWYFRRAPSGYRSEAAGYAAVAAVLAETVDAGRTIEAHRLGDRRIELSDRRVREWTAWERYTLWLRCVLFPVINATHVTVLCSVLMVGGVFVLQGWIDVGQLTTSALLAQMLVDPVGIILRWYDELQVAQVSLARLVGVRDIEPDAGDPSLAPDGRDVHADQVHFGYREGVDVLRKVSLEVAPGTRLALVGPSGAGKSTLGRLLAGIYAPRTGRITLGGAELSRMPAEEVRSHVALVNQEHHVFVGSLRDNLLLARTDAGDAELWAALGAVDADGWGRALDEGLDTEVGSGGFALTPAQAQQIALARLVLADPHTLVLDEATSLLDPRAARHLERSLARVLDGRTVVAIAHRLHTAHDADVIAVVESGRITELGSHDELVAADGAYAALWRSWHG; from the coding sequence ATGATCGGCGTGGCGCCACCGGCGTACGACCCGGCGGCCCCGACGACGGCGAGCACCCTGCCGGTCGGTGCCCCCGCGACCGTACGCGCCTACGTGGGCGAACTGTTCCGCAGGCACCGGCGTGCCTTCCTGCTCCTGGTCACCGTCAACACGGTCTCCGTGGTGGCCTCCATGGTCGGCCCGTACCTGCTGGGCGACCTCGTCGAGCGGGTCTCGGACGACGCCCGTGAACTCCATCTGGAGCTCACCGTCGGCCTGTTCGCCGTCGCGCTGGTCGTGCAGGCCGTGTTCGTACGGCAGGTGCGGCTGCGCGGCGCGATGCTCGGCGAGCGGATGCTGGCCGACCTGCGCGAGGACTTCCTCGTCCGGGCGGTCGGGCTGCCGCCGGGTGTCCTGGAACGGGCGGGCACGGGTGACCTGCTCTCCCGCATCACCACCGACATCGACCGGCTCGCCAACGCGATGCGCGAGGCGGTGCCGCAGCTCGCCATCGGCGTGGTGTGGGCGGCGCTGCTGCTCGGCGGTCTCGTCGTCACGGCACCGCCGCTGGCGCCGGCCGTGCTCCTCGCGGTGCCGCTGCTGGTGGTCGGCTGTCGCTGGTACTTCCGGCGCGCACCCTCCGGCTACCGATCGGAAGCCGCCGGATACGCCGCCGTCGCCGCCGTGCTCGCGGAGACCGTGGACGCCGGGCGGACCATCGAGGCCCACCGCCTCGGCGACCGCCGGATCGAACTGTCGGACCGGCGGGTCAGGGAGTGGACGGCCTGGGAGCGCTACACGCTGTGGCTGCGGTGTGTGCTCTTCCCGGTCATCAACGCCACCCATGTGACGGTGCTGTGCTCGGTGCTGATGGTCGGCGGGGTCTTCGTGCTCCAGGGCTGGATCGACGTGGGCCAGCTGACCACGAGCGCACTGCTGGCCCAGATGCTCGTCGACCCGGTGGGGATCATCCTGCGCTGGTACGACGAGCTCCAGGTCGCCCAGGTGTCGCTGGCCCGGCTGGTCGGGGTCCGGGACATCGAACCGGACGCCGGTGACCCCTCGCTGGCCCCGGACGGGCGGGACGTGCACGCGGACCAGGTCCACTTCGGCTACCGGGAGGGCGTGGACGTGCTGCGCAAGGTGTCCCTGGAGGTCGCGCCGGGCACCCGGCTGGCCCTGGTGGGCCCCTCGGGCGCGGGCAAGTCCACGCTGGGCAGACTGCTCGCCGGGATCTACGCACCCCGGACGGGCCGTATCACCCTGGGCGGCGCCGAGCTGTCCAGGATGCCCGCCGAGGAGGTCCGCTCGCACGTCGCGCTGGTCAACCAGGAGCACCACGTCTTCGTCGGTTCCCTGCGCGACAACCTTCTGCTGGCCCGCACGGACGCCGGGGACGCCGAGCTGTGGGCGGCGCTGGGCGCGGTCGACGCGGACGGCTGGGGCCGGGCGCTGGACGAGGGTCTGGACACCGAGGTCGGCTCGGGCGGCTTCGCGCTCACCCCGGCGCAGGCCCAGCAGATCGCGCTGGCCCGGCTGGTTCTGGCCGACCCGCACACCCTGGTCCTGGACGAGGCGACCTCGCTCCTCGACCCGCGCGCGGCCCGTCATCTGGAGCGGTCCCTGGCCCGGGTCCTGGACGGCCGCACGGTAGTCGCCATCGCCCACCGGCTGCACACGGCCCATGACGCGGACGTCATCGCCGTCGTGGAGAGCGGCCGGATCACCGAGCTGGGCAGCCACGACGAGCTGGTCGCGGCGGACGGGGCGTACGCGGCCCTGTGGCGGTCGTGGCACGGGTGA